The Kiritimatiellia bacterium genome has a window encoding:
- a CDS encoding serine acetyltransferase — protein MSERPHPFEACIGDQIEHCLCASVARLRALYADTGEDRPDSVLRDYPDTTRVIEGLRVLLDAMFPGRVFPSDIQGDEIGVFLMRRLSLVWRALRPEIEKALPFRWRGATGRDESVEPLADVRGESVRILREFIEALPDVRAMLIDDVRAAYEGDPAALTYAEIQLAYPGILAIASHRIAHELYRRNVPVIPRIMSEWTHAQTGVDIHPGARIGRSFFIDHATGVVIGETAVIGDRVKIYQGVTLGARSFALDEHGHPVKHIQRHPTVEDDVVIYANATILGGRTVIGRGSVIGGNVFLTHSVPPNSVVTMEQAHIRIKSAEDTDTGTPPPPDFEI, from the coding sequence GTGAGCGAGCGCCCCCATCCGTTCGAAGCCTGCATCGGCGATCAGATCGAACACTGCCTGTGCGCCTCGGTCGCGCGCCTCCGCGCGCTGTACGCGGACACCGGCGAGGACCGGCCCGACAGCGTGCTGCGCGACTACCCGGACACCACCCGCGTCATCGAAGGGCTGCGGGTGTTGCTCGACGCGATGTTTCCTGGCCGCGTCTTTCCCAGCGACATCCAAGGCGACGAAATCGGCGTGTTCCTGATGCGCCGGCTCTCCCTTGTTTGGCGCGCGCTCCGCCCCGAAATCGAAAAGGCCTTGCCGTTCCGATGGCGCGGCGCCACCGGCCGCGACGAGTCCGTCGAGCCGCTCGCCGACGTCCGGGGCGAGTCGGTGCGCATTCTGCGGGAGTTCATCGAGGCGCTGCCGGACGTCCGCGCGATGCTGATTGACGATGTGCGCGCCGCCTACGAAGGGGACCCGGCCGCGCTGACTTACGCGGAAATCCAGCTCGCCTATCCGGGCATCCTTGCGATCGCCTCGCACCGGATCGCCCACGAGCTGTACCGGCGCAACGTGCCGGTGATCCCCCGGATCATGAGCGAGTGGACCCACGCGCAAACGGGCGTGGACATTCATCCCGGCGCACGGATCGGCCGCTCATTCTTCATTGATCACGCCACCGGGGTGGTGATCGGAGAGACGGCGGTGATCGGCGACCGCGTGAAAATCTATCAGGGCGTCACCCTCGGCGCGCGCAGCTTCGCGCTCGACGAGCACGGCCACCCCGTCAAGCACATCCAGCGCCATCCGACCGTCGAGGATGACGTGGTGATTTACGCAAACGCGACGATCCTCGGTGGTCGCACCGTGATCGGCCGAGGGTCGGTGATCGGCGGCAACGTGTTCCTCACCCACAGCGTTCCGCCCAACAGCGTCGTCACCATGGAACAGGCCCACATCCGCATCAAAAGCGCCGAGGACACAGACACCGGCACGCCACCGCCGCCGGACTTCGAAATCTAG
- a CDS encoding N-acetylglucosamine-6-phosphate deacetylase produces MATMLLSGPGWCDLQVNGFAGVDFNHPDLTPEQVHHALAAMRATGVTLCLPTVITSPLEQFARAAKTILSVRDPAIAGLHMEGPYINPADGPRGAHRRDATMPPLLGDFLRRQEAADGRIRLVTLAPELPGALRLTEALVSMGVRVAIGHSAATPGQIADAVRAGATLSTHLGNGVALLLPRHPNLIWAQLASDELSACFIVDGHHLPPETVKAMIRAKGLARSILVTDATAAAGAPPGRYTIGAIEIVRTPDGRVTLADGSSLAGSALTLDRALALAARYTGHTVPELWPLAAQQPAAAIGQVPRGRVTARWTPGTGRLEVLRVEPETAQ; encoded by the coding sequence GTGGCCACCATGCTGCTCTCCGGCCCCGGCTGGTGTGATCTGCAGGTGAACGGTTTTGCGGGCGTGGACTTCAACCATCCCGACCTCACGCCGGAACAGGTGCACCACGCGCTCGCCGCGATGCGCGCGACCGGCGTCACGCTCTGCCTGCCGACGGTGATCACCTCCCCGCTCGAACAGTTCGCACGCGCGGCGAAGACGATTCTGTCGGTTCGCGATCCCGCGATCGCCGGTCTCCACATGGAGGGTCCCTACATCAATCCTGCCGACGGGCCCCGCGGTGCGCACCGGCGCGACGCGACCATGCCGCCGCTGCTCGGCGACTTCCTCCGTCGGCAGGAGGCGGCGGATGGCCGAATTCGCCTTGTCACGCTCGCGCCGGAGCTGCCCGGCGCGCTGCGCCTGACCGAGGCGCTCGTCAGCATGGGCGTGCGGGTCGCGATCGGCCACTCCGCAGCAACGCCCGGGCAGATCGCCGACGCGGTACGCGCCGGCGCCACCCTCTCCACTCACCTCGGCAACGGCGTGGCGCTGCTGTTGCCCCGTCACCCGAATCTCATCTGGGCCCAGCTGGCCAGCGACGAGCTCTCCGCCTGCTTCATCGTGGACGGCCACCACCTGCCACCGGAGACCGTGAAGGCGATGATCCGCGCAAAAGGCCTCGCCCGCTCGATCCTCGTCACCGACGCGACCGCGGCGGCCGGCGCGCCCCCCGGCCGCTACACGATCGGCGCGATCGAAATCGTCCGCACGCCGGACGGCCGCGTGACCCTCGCAGACGGCAGCTCGCTGGCCGGCTCCGCACTGACGCTGGACCGCGCGCTGGCGCTCGCCGCCCGCTATACCGGCCATACGGTGCCGGAGCTGTGGCCGCTGGCCGCGCAGCAGCCGGCCGCCGCTATCGGGCAGGTGCCTCGCGGCCGCGTCACCGCGCGATGGACGCCCGGCACCGGGCGCCTCGAGGTGCTGCGCGTCGAGCCGGAGACTGCGCAGTGA
- a CDS encoding NAD(P)H-dependent oxidoreductase: MNVLHVCANPKPPEESASKQLSIAFISKLIEVNPDAEVNNVDLYQDPPPFLSYEAWRGIWLAAMEPTHKLTKKEQEASAYANRHAELFNQADLLVLTMPMWNFGPPAIMKAWLDMVLSPGRTFDLALAEGGGLQVKPRHKLQRVVLLVSSGGVYAEDDPRDALTRMIRSAFAFIGVDRIQIAWADGQTPLVHGDHEQRRQMAIEAATDLAEEIGEESLAAPPA, from the coding sequence ATGAACGTATTACATGTGTGTGCGAACCCGAAGCCGCCCGAAGAATCGGCCAGCAAACAGCTTTCGATCGCCTTCATCAGCAAGCTGATCGAGGTGAACCCGGACGCGGAGGTCAACAACGTCGACCTCTACCAGGATCCGCCGCCGTTCCTCTCCTACGAGGCGTGGCGAGGCATCTGGCTGGCAGCGATGGAGCCCACACATAAGTTGACGAAGAAGGAGCAGGAAGCCTCCGCCTACGCGAACCGGCACGCCGAACTGTTCAATCAGGCCGACCTGCTGGTGCTGACCATGCCGATGTGGAACTTTGGCCCGCCCGCGATCATGAAGGCGTGGCTGGATATGGTGCTGTCCCCCGGCCGTACCTTTGATCTGGCGCTGGCGGAGGGCGGCGGACTCCAGGTCAAACCCCGGCACAAGCTGCAGCGGGTGGTGCTGCTGGTCTCCTCCGGCGGCGTCTACGCAGAGGACGACCCCCGTGACGCGTTGACGCGGATGATCCGCAGTGCGTTCGCGTTCATCGGCGTGGACCGTATCCAGATCGCCTGGGCCGACGGCCAGACCCCACTGGTCCACGGCGACCACGAACAACGCCGGCAGATGGCGATCGAGGCGGCCACCGATCTCGCCGAGGAGATCGGCGAGGAAAGCCTCGCCGCACCGCCCGCGTGA
- a CDS encoding MFS transporter, producing MSRPPIRGLRWWIAALLVLSTTLNYLDRQALSALAQTVQRALELSNEDYARITSSFLLSYGVMYLLGGTLVDLLGVRRSLALFVLAWSLATAGHGLAASLAHLCVARFLLGVAQPGNFPAGVRAVSEWFPMRERAMAVGLFNAGTALGSTLAMPVVSALALRWGWRAAFVGVGALGLPWLAAWLWLYRAPSEHPRLAPEELARIRDGAPAAPSASRIPWRWLLRAPETWGCVAVRVLTDPISYFLAFWTPKYFQAERGFDLKQVGTFAWLPFLGMALGSTAGGALPRWLTARGWSVNRARKTTMALVAIAMPALCLAVTRVRGAPAALAVMFAIMFGHGAYGNITLPAEAFPSRVVGTVSGLGGALGAAVGVLTQLHIGVAVDRWSYRPLFAVCGSAYAVGLLVVMLTIPRLGHPREPPAPTPPRTR from the coding sequence GTGAGCCGGCCGCCGATTCGCGGGCTGCGCTGGTGGATTGCGGCGCTGTTGGTGCTGTCCACGACGTTGAACTATCTCGACCGTCAGGCACTCTCCGCGCTCGCGCAGACGGTGCAGCGCGCGCTCGAGCTCTCGAACGAGGACTATGCAAGGATCACCTCCTCGTTTCTGCTCAGCTACGGCGTGATGTACCTGCTCGGGGGGACGCTGGTGGACCTGCTCGGCGTGCGGCGGAGCCTCGCGCTGTTTGTGCTGGCCTGGTCGCTGGCGACCGCCGGGCACGGCTTGGCCGCGTCGCTCGCACATCTGTGCGTGGCGCGGTTCCTGCTCGGCGTCGCGCAGCCCGGGAACTTTCCGGCCGGCGTGCGGGCGGTGAGCGAGTGGTTCCCGATGCGCGAGCGCGCGATGGCGGTCGGCCTCTTCAACGCGGGCACCGCGCTGGGCTCGACGCTCGCGATGCCGGTGGTCTCCGCGCTCGCGCTGCGCTGGGGCTGGCGCGCCGCGTTCGTTGGGGTCGGCGCGCTCGGTCTGCCTTGGCTTGCGGCGTGGCTGTGGCTGTACCGGGCGCCCTCGGAACACCCCCGTCTTGCGCCGGAGGAGCTTGCGCGCATTCGCGACGGCGCGCCCGCGGCCCCATCGGCCAGCCGCATCCCCTGGCGCTGGCTTCTGCGCGCGCCGGAAACGTGGGGCTGCGTCGCGGTGCGCGTGCTCACCGATCCGATCTCCTATTTCCTCGCCTTCTGGACACCCAAATACTTTCAGGCCGAGCGCGGCTTCGATCTGAAACAAGTCGGCACCTTCGCGTGGCTGCCGTTTCTCGGCATGGCGCTCGGTAGCACCGCTGGCGGTGCACTCCCGCGGTGGCTCACCGCGCGCGGATGGAGCGTGAACCGCGCACGAAAGACGACGATGGCGCTGGTCGCGATCGCCATGCCGGCGCTATGTCTGGCGGTGACGCGCGTCCGTGGCGCACCGGCCGCCCTCGCGGTGATGTTTGCGATCATGTTCGGGCACGGCGCCTACGGCAACATCACGCTCCCCGCCGAGGCATTTCCGAGCCGCGTGGTCGGCACCGTCTCCGGCCTCGGCGGCGCGCTCGGCGCCGCGGTCGGCGTGCTCACCCAGCTGCACATCGGCGTGGCGGTGGACCGATGGTCCTATCGCCCGCTCTTCGCAGTCTGCGGTAGCGCCTACGCGGTCGGACTGCTGGTGGTGATGCTGACCATTCCGCGGCTCGGCCATCCCCGCGAGCCGCCGGCCCCCACCCCGCCGCGGACGCGCTGA
- a CDS encoding serine/threonine protein kinase, whose amino-acid sequence MGQIWTTDGSPAGTDVARAAALRETVVETARPDAPTAGMEQLIENYNAILASRTIYYPVAYRFVRELGRGRQGVVFLGLRHGARGCLTRHAIKLFDPSIYATPRQYWTDMGRIAAQISRLQTVNSPNLVGRDVYDEENGIGYVQMEAIDGLDLQRLLYGRHFDAARARSSPEEWERFADVIFRFEEGKVRIQPGVALYIMRAALRGLEALHDAGFVHCDVKPANIMVDQLGNIKLVDYGRANVINEKASLLLGSPLYMAPEVHRRERYQIQSDIYSLGLVGLELLRGESLVDYSRMNEAQLLQFKLELPRRLADLLPPHVRRNRDFVAVMHKFLDPDPARRYQRCDEAESGPMGLALLHKQLTIAGQDSEYYRDLESYMAKLQPAAASGSASPEGLMA is encoded by the coding sequence ATGGGCCAGATTTGGACCACGGATGGCTCCCCCGCCGGCACGGACGTCGCCCGGGCCGCCGCGCTCCGCGAGACGGTCGTCGAAACCGCGCGGCCGGACGCTCCGACCGCCGGCATGGAGCAGCTCATCGAGAACTACAACGCGATCCTCGCGTCGCGCACGATCTACTACCCGGTCGCGTACCGGTTCGTCCGGGAGCTCGGCCGCGGGCGGCAGGGCGTGGTGTTCCTCGGCCTCCGCCACGGCGCGCGAGGTTGTCTGACGCGCCACGCAATCAAGCTCTTCGACCCCTCCATCTACGCGACACCCCGCCAGTACTGGACCGACATGGGCCGCATCGCGGCGCAGATCTCCCGTCTGCAGACCGTCAATTCGCCCAATCTGGTCGGCCGCGACGTGTACGACGAGGAGAACGGCATCGGCTACGTGCAGATGGAGGCCATCGACGGTCTCGACCTGCAGCGCCTGCTGTACGGCCGCCACTTCGACGCCGCCCGCGCGCGATCCTCGCCGGAGGAATGGGAGCGGTTCGCGGACGTGATCTTCCGTTTCGAGGAAGGAAAGGTCCGCATCCAGCCTGGCGTGGCCCTCTACATCATGCGCGCCGCGTTGCGCGGCCTCGAGGCGCTGCACGACGCCGGCTTCGTGCACTGCGACGTGAAACCCGCAAACATCATGGTCGACCAGCTTGGCAACATCAAACTGGTGGACTACGGCCGCGCGAACGTGATCAACGAAAAGGCGTCGCTGCTGCTGGGCAGCCCCCTCTACATGGCCCCCGAGGTGCACCGCCGCGAGCGCTACCAGATCCAGTCTGACATCTACAGCCTCGGCCTGGTCGGTCTCGAGCTGCTGCGCGGCGAAAGCCTCGTGGACTATAGCCGCATGAACGAGGCGCAGTTGCTGCAGTTCAAACTCGAGCTACCCCGTCGCCTCGCCGACCTGCTCCCGCCCCACGTGCGCCGTAACCGCGATTTCGTGGCGGTGATGCACAAGTTCCTCGATCCCGATCCGGCGCGACGCTACCAGCGCTGCGACGAGGCCGAGTCCGGCCCCATGGGGCTTGCACTGCTTCACAAGCAGCTTACAATCGCGGGACAAGACTCCGAGTACTATCGGGACCTGGAGAGCTACATGGCCAAACTCCAGCCGGCCGCCGCGAGCGGGTCGGCCAGTCCGGAGGGCCTGATGGCCTGA
- the gspG gene encoding type II secretion system major pseudopilin GspG, with amino-acid sequence MNGDPRPRRGCRGFTLIEVLVVLAILMGLATIVTVNVVGRQRKARVDTAKIQLGELKNAVMHYQIEQGRLPTMEQGLEALVRRPTVPPIPENYPPEGYLSRRQVPRDPWGNEYVYIVPGRDGAPFEIVSYGADGRPGGTGDAADISSADF; translated from the coding sequence ATGAACGGCGATCCGAGGCCGCGGCGAGGCTGCCGCGGATTTACGTTGATTGAAGTGTTGGTGGTGCTCGCGATCCTGATGGGGCTGGCGACGATCGTCACTGTGAACGTGGTCGGCCGGCAGCGCAAGGCCCGCGTGGACACCGCGAAGATCCAGCTCGGCGAGCTGAAGAACGCGGTGATGCACTACCAGATCGAACAGGGGCGGCTGCCGACCATGGAGCAGGGGCTGGAGGCGCTGGTGCGCCGGCCAACCGTGCCGCCGATCCCTGAGAACTATCCGCCGGAGGGCTATCTCAGCCGCCGGCAGGTGCCGCGCGACCCTTGGGGCAACGAGTACGTTTACATCGTGCCGGGCCGCGACGGTGCACCGTTCGAGATTGTCAGTTACGGCGCGGACGGCCGGCCGGGCGGCACCGGCGATGCGGCCGACATTTCCTCCGCCGATTTCTGA
- a CDS encoding glucosamine-6-phosphate deaminase — protein MNIWRFATKAGLGRAAAERAAELMRGAIAARGSARIIAATGASQFEFLSELVRQPAVDWRRVEMFHLDEYVGLPATHPASFRKYLLERLIRPAGIERYHLLDGDAPDPAAVAREIGRRLNDAPVDVAFVGIGENGHLAFNDPPADFDTEEPYLIVTLDDACRRQQVGEGWYRSLDEVPRQAISMSIRQILKSRTILCIVPDLRKADAVAKCLEGPISPMAPASALRLHPDVELFLDRDSASLLRTTPIVDR, from the coding sequence ATGAACATCTGGCGGTTCGCGACGAAGGCAGGGCTCGGCCGCGCGGCCGCCGAGCGGGCCGCGGAATTGATGCGCGGCGCGATCGCCGCCCGCGGAAGTGCCCGGATCATCGCCGCCACCGGCGCGTCCCAGTTTGAGTTCCTCAGCGAGCTGGTCCGGCAACCGGCGGTGGACTGGCGACGGGTCGAGATGTTCCACCTCGACGAATACGTCGGTCTGCCGGCGACCCACCCGGCAAGTTTTCGGAAGTACCTGCTCGAGCGACTGATCCGGCCCGCCGGTATTGAGCGCTATCACCTGCTGGACGGCGATGCGCCGGATCCCGCCGCGGTCGCCCGCGAGATTGGCCGCCGACTGAACGATGCGCCGGTGGATGTCGCGTTCGTCGGCATCGGCGAGAACGGTCACCTCGCCTTCAATGATCCGCCCGCGGACTTCGACACGGAGGAGCCCTACCTGATCGTCACTCTCGATGACGCGTGCCGCCGCCAGCAAGTCGGCGAAGGTTGGTACCGCTCGCTCGACGAGGTGCCCCGACAGGCGATCTCCATGTCGATCCGGCAGATCCTGAAGTCGCGAACGATCCTCTGCATCGTGCCCGACCTCCGCAAAGCCGACGCAGTCGCCAAGTGTCTGGAAGGTCCGATCAGCCCGATGGCACCCGCCTCCGCGTTGCGGCTGCATCCGGACGTCGAGCTTTTCCTCGACCGCGATTCGGCCAGCCTGCTGCGGACTACGCCGATCGTGGACCGCTGA
- a CDS encoding DNA polymerase II: MDAGASALLFGRRAEPGLVAAEHLPGKTADRMVLFWRRGDRVETTMEPFRPFVWLASPETLRGGPTPAEVEPLAGPGTLRALARFPTWAALETAVRWLHKTTKRSPTDREAPYAFVNDPVQQHLMDSGHTIGHGLDYDGLRRMQLDIETATAEGYEFPNPDREEDRIIAIGLADNTGWCELIRGDELDEAEMLERFAARVRERDPDVIEGHNIFSFDLDYLIRRAARHGVRLPLGRDGSLPSVRPGRFVAAERAASYPRIDIFGRTVLDTYFLAQIYDVSHRSLPGLGLKEIARHFGFARAGREHIEGPEVGRVFRRDPERVLRYLADDLQETADLAMRLAPVYLAQARMVPMSLQNMSLRGTAAKIDALMLREYLARRAAIPQPQPPRPFEGGLTEVYERGVVRDVHHCDVRSLYPSLMLADRIRPASDHLDVFLGLLERLREVRLAAKDRMRSAATPRARAFEEAMQSSFKILINSFYGYLGFEGARFNDFDAAERVAARGRELLRAMVAAIREGGGRPVEIDTDGVFFVPPPGDAAQLEQFRARVRSVLPPGVELEFDSVWPAMFSYRAKNYALRGADGELLLTGAALRSRGLEPYLRDFIRDWVEHKLDGRDAEIPALVDRYRRALIRHEWPLERLARTERLGEAPETYAAKRAAGSRARSAAAELALASGRPYRAGDQVSYYVTGTRKSVPIHSNARLLADARPDQRDENVAYYVARLEELVARLEAAEGGETEEDEPSDTGGARTARRDRQREATE; encoded by the coding sequence ATGGACGCGGGCGCATCGGCGCTACTGTTCGGCCGGCGGGCAGAACCGGGTCTGGTCGCGGCCGAGCATCTGCCGGGGAAGACCGCGGACCGCATGGTGCTGTTCTGGCGGCGGGGCGACCGCGTCGAGACCACGATGGAGCCGTTCCGGCCCTTCGTGTGGCTGGCCTCGCCGGAGACGCTCCGTGGCGGACCGACGCCGGCGGAGGTGGAACCGCTGGCGGGACCCGGCACGTTGCGGGCGCTTGCCCGGTTTCCAACCTGGGCCGCGCTCGAGACCGCGGTCCGCTGGTTGCACAAGACCACGAAACGATCGCCGACCGACCGGGAGGCGCCCTACGCGTTCGTGAACGATCCCGTGCAGCAGCACCTGATGGACAGCGGCCACACGATCGGTCACGGCCTGGACTATGACGGCCTGCGGCGAATGCAACTGGACATTGAGACCGCGACCGCGGAGGGCTACGAGTTTCCAAATCCGGACCGTGAAGAGGACCGGATCATTGCGATCGGCCTGGCCGACAACACCGGCTGGTGCGAGCTGATCCGCGGCGACGAGCTGGACGAGGCCGAGATGTTGGAGCGGTTCGCCGCGCGGGTGCGCGAGCGCGATCCCGACGTGATCGAGGGCCACAACATCTTCTCGTTCGATCTGGACTACCTGATCCGGCGCGCCGCGCGCCACGGGGTCCGGCTGCCGCTCGGCCGCGACGGCAGCCTGCCGTCGGTGCGCCCGGGCCGGTTCGTTGCGGCGGAGCGCGCCGCAAGCTATCCGCGCATCGACATCTTCGGGCGGACGGTGCTCGACACGTACTTTCTGGCTCAAATCTACGATGTCAGCCACCGCTCGCTGCCGGGGCTGGGACTGAAGGAAATCGCGCGGCATTTCGGGTTTGCCCGTGCCGGCCGGGAACACATCGAAGGGCCGGAGGTCGGCCGCGTGTTCCGCCGCGACCCGGAGCGCGTGCTGCGCTATCTGGCGGATGACCTTCAGGAGACCGCCGACCTCGCGATGCGGCTGGCGCCGGTGTATCTCGCGCAGGCACGGATGGTGCCCATGAGCCTGCAGAACATGTCGCTGCGCGGCACCGCGGCGAAGATTGACGCGCTGATGCTGCGCGAGTATCTGGCGCGACGTGCGGCGATCCCGCAGCCGCAGCCACCGCGACCGTTCGAGGGCGGCCTGACAGAGGTCTATGAGCGCGGCGTGGTCCGCGACGTGCACCACTGCGATGTGCGCTCGCTCTATCCCTCCTTGATGCTCGCCGACCGCATCCGTCCCGCCTCGGACCATCTCGACGTGTTCCTCGGGCTGCTGGAGCGTTTGCGCGAGGTGCGCCTCGCCGCGAAAGACCGGATGCGCTCGGCCGCGACGCCGCGCGCGCGCGCGTTCGAGGAGGCGATGCAAAGCTCGTTCAAGATCCTGATCAACTCGTTCTACGGCTATCTCGGATTCGAGGGCGCCCGCTTCAACGACTTTGATGCCGCGGAGCGCGTCGCCGCGCGCGGCCGCGAGCTGCTGCGCGCGATGGTCGCGGCGATCCGGGAGGGGGGCGGCCGTCCGGTGGAAATCGACACCGACGGCGTGTTCTTCGTGCCGCCGCCGGGCGACGCGGCCCAGTTGGAGCAGTTCCGCGCGCGGGTCCGCTCGGTGCTGCCGCCGGGCGTCGAGCTGGAGTTTGATTCGGTCTGGCCGGCGATGTTCAGCTATCGTGCAAAAAACTACGCGTTGCGCGGCGCGGACGGCGAGCTGCTGCTGACCGGCGCGGCGCTGCGGTCGCGCGGGCTGGAACCGTATCTGCGCGACTTCATTCGCGACTGGGTCGAGCACAAGCTGGACGGCCGCGACGCGGAGATTCCCGCGCTGGTGGACCGGTACCGGCGCGCGCTGATCCGGCACGAGTGGCCGCTGGAGCGCCTCGCGCGCACAGAGCGGCTCGGCGAGGCGCCGGAGACGTATGCCGCAAAGCGGGCGGCAGGGAGCCGCGCGCGCAGCGCCGCCGCGGAGCTGGCGCTGGCGTCGGGTCGGCCCTACCGTGCGGGCGACCAAGTCTCCTACTACGTCACCGGCACTCGCAAGAGCGTGCCGATCCACTCGAACGCGCGGCTGCTGGCAGACGCCCGCCCCGATCAGCGCGACGAAAACGTCGCGTACTATGTGGCGCGGCTGGAGGAACTGGTCGCCCGGCTCGAAGCCGCAGAGGGCGGCGAGACCGAGGAGGACGAGCCGTCGGACACCGGCGGTGCGCGTACGGCACGGCGCGACCGCCAGCGGGAGGCCACGGAATGA
- a CDS encoding class II aldolase/adducin family protein: MPLEYADLREALFESLRSTLADGVAVAELSSLSCADRTLGVFVVRPAGVPLAQLRPADLPVLSLADGHLVAANTPPPADAAVHLILYRHIPEVLGIAGTRSPFVTAWAQAGREIPAFGTAHAEWFDGPIPLIRMPAENVHGTAEDTRIGAGIVRWFAEQGVDPLARPAALVESHGAYSWGRSLAEALRCAAALETIATIAAWTVLLQPKVAPMPRERLATYFLRARRKPSAPGADRLGA; the protein is encoded by the coding sequence ATGCCGTTGGAGTACGCAGACCTTCGTGAGGCGCTGTTCGAATCGCTGAGGTCGACCCTCGCGGACGGCGTGGCGGTCGCGGAGCTGTCGAGCCTGAGCTGCGCGGACCGCACGTTGGGCGTGTTTGTGGTGCGTCCCGCCGGCGTTCCGCTCGCCCAGCTGCGGCCGGCCGACCTGCCGGTGCTGTCGCTGGCAGACGGTCATCTCGTCGCCGCAAACACCCCGCCACCTGCGGACGCCGCAGTGCATCTGATCCTGTACCGCCACATCCCCGAGGTTCTCGGCATTGCGGGCACTCGTTCCCCGTTCGTCACCGCGTGGGCGCAGGCCGGCCGGGAAATCCCCGCGTTCGGCACCGCGCACGCGGAATGGTTCGACGGGCCGATTCCCCTCATTCGGATGCCGGCCGAAAACGTGCATGGAACCGCGGAAGACACGCGCATCGGCGCAGGGATCGTGCGCTGGTTTGCGGAGCAGGGTGTGGACCCGCTGGCCCGGCCTGCCGCACTGGTCGAATCGCACGGTGCCTACAGCTGGGGTCGGTCGCTCGCGGAGGCACTTCGCTGCGCCGCCGCGCTCGAGACGATTGCAACGATCGCCGCCTGGACCGTGCTGCTGCAGCCGAAGGTTGCCCCGATGCCGCGGGAGCGGCTCGCCACCTACTTCCTGCGCGCACGGCGCAAACCCTCCGCGCCTGGCGCAGACCGCCTCGGCGCCTGA